The proteins below come from a single Pseudomonas chlororaphis genomic window:
- a CDS encoding membrane protein: MFLRHFIVFSFIALLAGCAGFGARESVQGHGNPAQWREHKTQLSGLDGWQIDGKIGIRAPKDSGSGTLFWLQRQDYYDIRLSGPLGRGAARLTGRPGQVALEVANQGRYEAPTPEALLEEQLGWKLPVSHLTWWVRGLPAPDSKSRLTLDADSRLSNLEQDDWQIEYLSYAQQNGYWLPERIKLHGSNLDVTLVIKQWQPRKLGQ; the protein is encoded by the coding sequence ATGTTTTTGCGCCACTTCATCGTTTTCAGCTTCATCGCCCTGCTCGCCGGTTGCGCGGGCTTCGGTGCCCGTGAATCAGTCCAGGGCCATGGCAACCCGGCCCAGTGGCGCGAGCACAAGACCCAACTGAGCGGCCTCGACGGCTGGCAGATCGACGGCAAGATCGGCATCCGCGCACCGAAGGATTCGGGTAGCGGCACGCTGTTCTGGCTGCAGCGCCAGGACTACTACGACATTCGCCTGTCGGGCCCGCTGGGTCGCGGCGCGGCCCGCCTGACCGGCCGGCCGGGCCAGGTGGCGCTGGAAGTGGCCAACCAGGGGCGCTACGAGGCGCCGACGCCCGAAGCCTTGCTGGAAGAGCAACTGGGCTGGAAATTGCCGGTTTCCCACCTGACCTGGTGGGTACGCGGCTTGCCGGCGCCGGACAGCAAGAGTCGCCTGACCCTTGACGCCGACAGCCGCCTGTCCAACCTGGAACAGGACGATTGGCAGATCGAATACCTCAGCTACGCCCAGCAGAACGGCTACTGGCTGCCCGAGCGCATCAAACTGCACGGCAGCAACCTCGACGTGACGCTGGTGATCAAGCAATGGCAGCCGCGCAAGCTGGGGCAATGA
- a CDS encoding kinase codes for MTASRLTLPSPAKLNLMLHILGRRPDGYHELQTIFQFLDYGDEITFAVRDDGVIRLHTEFEGVPHDSNLIVRAAKKLQEQTGCALGIDIWIEKILPMGGGIGGGSSNAATTLLGLNHLWQLGWDADRLAALGLELGADVPVFVRGHAAFAEGVGEKLTPVEPEEPWYLVLVPQVSVSTAEIFSDPLLTRNSPPIKVRPVPKGNSRNDCLPVVARRYPDVRNALNLLGKFTEAKLTGTGSCVFGGFPSKAEADKVSALLTETLTGFVAKGSNVSMLHRKLQSLL; via the coding sequence ATGACCGCTTCACGCCTGACCCTGCCCTCCCCGGCCAAACTCAACCTGATGCTGCACATCCTCGGGCGTCGCCCGGACGGTTATCACGAACTGCAAACGATCTTCCAGTTTCTCGACTACGGTGACGAGATCACTTTTGCCGTGCGCGACGACGGCGTGATTCGCCTGCACACCGAGTTCGAGGGCGTGCCCCATGACAGCAACCTGATCGTCAGGGCCGCGAAAAAACTCCAGGAACAAACCGGCTGCGCGCTGGGCATCGACATCTGGATCGAAAAAATCCTGCCCATGGGCGGCGGAATCGGCGGCGGCAGTTCAAATGCGGCGACGACTTTGCTTGGGCTAAACCACCTCTGGCAACTGGGTTGGGACGCCGATCGGCTGGCGGCGCTGGGCCTGGAACTGGGGGCCGACGTCCCGGTTTTCGTGCGTGGGCACGCCGCTTTTGCCGAGGGCGTCGGGGAAAAACTCACGCCAGTGGAGCCCGAAGAACCCTGGTACCTGGTACTGGTGCCGCAAGTCTCTGTAAGTACAGCAGAAATTTTTTCAGATCCACTGTTGACACGTAACTCTCCTCCCATTAAAGTGCGCCCCGTTCCCAAGGGAAACAGTCGAAATGACTGCTTACCGGTGGTAGCGAGGCGTTATCCAGATGTTCGTAACGCCTTGAATTTGTTAGGTAAATTTACCGAAGCAAAACTCACCGGAACTGGAAGTTGTGTGTTTGGGGGCTTCCCAAGCAAAGCTGAAGCTGATAAAGTCTCGGCCCTTCTTACAGAGACCCTTACAGGGTTTGTAGCAAAAGGAAGCAACGTTTCGATGTTGCACCGCAAGCTGCAAAGTCTGCTCTAA
- a CDS encoding ribose-phosphate pyrophosphokinase (catalyzes the formation of 5-phospho-alpha-D-ribose 1-phosphate from D-ribose 5-phosphate and ATP), with protein MSKMMVFTGNANPDLARRVVRQLHIPLGDISVGKFSDGEITAEINENVRGKDVFIIQPTCAPTNDNLMELVVMADAFRRSSATRITAVIPYFGYARQDRRPRSARVAISAKVVADMLTVVGIDRVLTVDLHADQIQGFFDIPVDNIYGSPVLVDDIEDQRFENLMIVSPDIGGVVRARAVAKSLGVDLGIIDKRREKANHSEVMHIIGDVEGRTCILVDDMVDTAGTLCHAAKALKEHGAAKVFAYCTHPVLSGRAIENIENSVLDELVVTNTIPLSAAAQACARIRQLDIAPVVAEAVRRISNEESISAMFR; from the coding sequence GTGTCCAAGATGATGGTCTTTACGGGGAACGCTAACCCCGATCTGGCTCGGCGTGTCGTACGTCAGCTGCATATCCCTCTCGGTGACATTTCTGTCGGTAAGTTCTCCGACGGCGAAATCACTGCCGAGATCAATGAAAACGTTCGCGGTAAAGACGTCTTCATTATTCAGCCGACCTGCGCTCCGACCAACGATAACCTGATGGAACTCGTCGTGATGGCTGATGCCTTCCGCCGTTCCTCGGCTACTCGTATCACTGCTGTTATTCCTTACTTTGGTTATGCCCGCCAGGATCGCCGTCCGCGTTCCGCACGTGTGGCCATCAGCGCGAAAGTCGTGGCTGATATGCTCACCGTCGTTGGCATCGACCGTGTTCTCACGGTTGACCTGCACGCTGACCAGATCCAGGGCTTCTTCGATATTCCCGTGGACAACATCTACGGCTCCCCCGTTCTGGTGGATGACATTGAAGACCAGCGCTTCGAAAACCTGATGATCGTCTCCCCGGACATTGGCGGTGTCGTGCGTGCACGTGCCGTTGCCAAATCCCTGGGCGTGGACCTGGGTATCATCGACAAACGTCGTGAGAAGGCCAATCACTCCGAAGTGATGCACATCATCGGCGACGTCGAAGGACGTACCTGTATCCTGGTCGACGACATGGTCGATACCGCCGGCACCTTGTGCCACGCGGCCAAGGCCCTGAAAGAGCACGGCGCAGCCAAGGTCTTTGCCTACTGCACACACCCTGTGCTGTCGGGTCGGGCGATCGAGAACATTGAAAATTCCGTGCTGGACGAACTGGTGGTGACCAACACCATCCCGTTGTCCGCAGCAGCACAAGCCTGTGCACGTATCCGTCAACTGGATATCGCACCGGTTGTTGCCGAAGCGGTTCGCCGCATCAGCAATGAAGAATCGATCAGCGCGATGTTCCGCTAA
- a CDS encoding 50S ribosomal protein L25 produces the protein MNDFTLNAEVRSDLGKGASRRLRRLASLVPAVVYGGDKAPESISMLAKDVAKLLENEAAYSHIIELNVGGSKQNVVIKALQRHPAKGHVLHADFVRVVAGQKLTAVVPVHFINEAAPVKKGGEISHVTSEIEVSCLPKDLPEFIEVDLADAEIGTIIHLSDLKAPKGVEFVALAHGDDKAVANVHAPRVAPEATEEGAAE, from the coding sequence ATGAACGATTTTACTCTGAATGCTGAAGTGCGTTCCGACCTGGGGAAAGGTGCGAGCCGCCGCCTGCGTCGTCTCGCAAGCCTGGTTCCAGCTGTAGTCTACGGTGGCGACAAAGCCCCTGAGTCCATCAGCATGCTGGCCAAAGACGTTGCCAAACTGCTCGAAAACGAAGCGGCCTACAGCCACATCATCGAGCTGAACGTAGGTGGTTCCAAGCAGAACGTCGTGATCAAGGCCCTGCAACGCCACCCAGCCAAAGGCCACGTGCTGCACGCCGACTTCGTCCGCGTTGTTGCCGGTCAGAAGCTGACTGCTGTTGTTCCAGTGCACTTCATCAACGAAGCTGCTCCGGTCAAGAAAGGCGGCGAAATCTCGCACGTGACTTCGGAAATCGAAGTGTCCTGCCTGCCGAAAGACCTGCCTGAATTCATCGAAGTCGACCTGGCTGACGCCGAAATCGGCACGATCATTCACCTGTCCGACCTCAAGGCCCCTAAAGGCGTTGAGTTTGTTGCCCTGGCACACGGCGATGACAAGGCTGTTGCCAACGTCCACGCTCCACGTGTTGCTCCAGAAGCTACCGAAGAAGGCGCTGCAGAGTAA
- a CDS encoding peptidyl-tRNA hydrolase produces MTAIKLIVGLGNPGAEYEQTRHNAGALFVERIAHAQGVSLAADRKYFGLTGRFSHQGQDVRLLIPTTYMNRSGQAVAALAGFFRIKPEEILVAHDELDLPPGVAKLKQGGGHGGHNGLRDIIAQLGNQNTFYRLRLGIGHPGVASMVSNFVLGRAPRAEQEKLDASIDFALGVLPDILAGEWNRAMKNLHSQKA; encoded by the coding sequence GTGACTGCCATAAAACTGATCGTTGGCTTGGGAAATCCAGGCGCTGAATACGAACAGACCCGGCATAACGCAGGGGCCCTTTTTGTTGAGCGCATCGCGCACGCACAAGGCGTCAGCCTGGCAGCCGATCGCAAATATTTCGGCCTGACCGGGCGCTTCTCGCACCAGGGTCAGGATGTTCGCCTGTTGATTCCCACCACCTACATGAACCGTAGCGGCCAGGCCGTGGCGGCATTGGCTGGTTTCTTTCGCATCAAGCCGGAAGAAATCCTGGTGGCCCACGACGAACTCGACCTGCCTCCGGGCGTTGCCAAGCTCAAGCAGGGCGGCGGCCACGGCGGTCACAACGGGTTGCGCGACATCATCGCGCAACTGGGCAATCAGAATACCTTTTACCGCCTGCGGCTCGGCATTGGCCACCCGGGCGTTGCCAGCATGGTTTCAAACTTTGTCCTGGGTCGTGCGCCTCGCGCCGAACAGGAAAAACTCGATGCCAGCATCGACTTTGCCCTCGGCGTGCTGCCGGATATCCTCGCCGGTGAATGGAACCGCGCGATGAAAAACCTGCACAGCCAGAAGGCCTGA
- the ychF gene encoding GTP-binding protein (EngD; translation-associated GTPase; the crystal structure of the Haemophilus influenzae YchF protein showed similarity to the yeast structure (PDB: 1NI3); fluorescence spectroscopy revealed nucleic acid binding; the yeast protein YBR025c interacts with the translation elongation factor eEF1) — protein MGFNCGIVGLPNVGKSTLFNALTKSGIAAENFPFCTIEPNSGIVPMPDARLDALAAIVNPKRILPTTMEFVDIAGLVAGASKGEGLGNKFLANIRETDAIAHVVRCFEDENVIHVSNSVDPKRDIEIIDLELIFADLDSCEKQLQKVARNAKGGDKDAVVQKGLLEQLIAHFTEGKPARSLMKNMGADEKQVIKGFHLLTTKPVMYIANVAEDGFENNPHLDVVKAIAEEEGAVVVPVCNKIEAEIAELDDGEEKDMFLEALGLEEPGLNRVIRAGYEMLHLQTYFTAGVEEVRAWTVRVGATAPQAAGVIHTDFEKGFIRAEVIAYNDFIQFKGEAGAKEAGKWRLEGKEYVVKDGDVMHFRFNV, from the coding sequence ATGGGATTCAATTGCGGCATCGTCGGCCTGCCTAACGTCGGTAAGTCCACCCTGTTCAACGCCCTGACCAAATCCGGTATCGCGGCCGAGAACTTCCCCTTCTGCACCATCGAGCCGAACAGCGGCATCGTGCCGATGCCCGATGCGCGCCTGGACGCCCTGGCGGCAATCGTCAATCCCAAGCGCATCCTGCCGACCACCATGGAATTCGTCGACATCGCGGGCCTGGTGGCCGGTGCTTCGAAAGGCGAAGGCCTGGGCAACAAGTTCCTGGCCAACATCCGTGAAACCGATGCCATCGCCCACGTGGTGCGCTGCTTCGAAGACGAGAACGTGATTCACGTCTCCAACAGCGTCGACCCGAAACGCGACATTGAGATCATCGACCTGGAACTGATCTTCGCCGACCTCGACAGCTGCGAGAAGCAACTGCAGAAAGTCGCCCGCAACGCCAAGGGTGGCGACAAGGACGCCGTGGTCCAGAAAGGCCTGCTGGAGCAACTGATCGCCCACTTCACCGAAGGCAAGCCTGCGCGCAGCCTGATGAAAAACATGGGCGCCGACGAGAAGCAGGTGATCAAGGGCTTCCACCTGCTGACCACCAAGCCGGTGATGTACATCGCCAACGTCGCTGAAGACGGCTTCGAAAACAACCCGCACCTGGACGTGGTCAAGGCCATCGCCGAAGAAGAAGGCGCCGTGGTCGTTCCGGTCTGCAACAAGATCGAAGCGGAAATCGCCGAGCTGGACGACGGCGAAGAGAAGGACATGTTCCTTGAAGCCCTCGGCCTGGAAGAGCCGGGCCTGAACCGCGTGATCCGTGCCGGTTACGAGATGCTTCACCTGCAGACCTACTTCACCGCTGGTGTCGAAGAAGTCCGCGCCTGGACCGTCCGCGTCGGTGCCACCGCTCCGCAAGCCGCTGGCGTGATCCACACCGACTTCGAAAAAGGCTTTATCCGCGCCGAAGTCATCGCCTACAACGACTTCATCCAGTTCAAGGGTGAGGCCGGTGCCAAGGAAGCCGGCAAATGGCGCCTGGAAGGCAAGGAATACGTGGTCAAGGACGGCGACGTGATGCACTTCCGCTTCAACGTCTAA
- a CDS encoding calcium-binding protein, with amino-acid sequence MATADSTTESTHTVRTGPGTVQVDLNGLFDDNQSIIIQPDGKILIGGYTEYLAWGYPGAPGEESYGYEQNHCVVRLNADGSLDTGFHDAGIDIVPAAIAPASRYELTAVQSDGKVLVAVALNTGIQVERYNSDGTRDATFGQGGVMTVGISHDFKDIDLTANTDGTFQVSARGFDQATVTRVGDDGTFVDGFGDKGVLTVNIPADPYYNGGISTAVQADGGVVVAAAYNAAGMGEPTYALQRFTPDGQRDSHFGDNGVLYLSPAMGFGEDSVVTLQADGKIIVMGYVAGDPWATVARLNADGSFDTGFGAHGKVTFEADTPVALAVQADGKIVAAGTSSGDFSVIRLNADGSVDTGFGSQDGNLHVEGGAGEEILQGSDAAEIIHGLAGDDVLQGNGGRDLLQGGAGADIFRFTELSDSFRTDTQNSSDRILDFDAFQDRIDLIGLGFIGIGNGHDATLAVVASADGTRTYLKSFDADAAGQRFELALDGNWVGQLNGTHLVFTAPTVEGSATQDTITGSALSEIIYGLDGNDRINGGAGADVIIGGRGADRLNGGDRTDLSLWTDHQQNADIFRYTSTEDSYRTDSQSFTDLIEGFTVDDRIDVSALGYTGFGEGTGTTLKVVYNQASDRTYLKDVEADAQGHWFQIGLAGDWRESLDEDHMIFAPDAGVGMVGVAPEVDPGHLLT; translated from the coding sequence ATGGCAACCGCCGACAGTACGACGGAAAGTACCCATACCGTGAGAACGGGTCCTGGCACTGTCCAGGTCGATCTCAACGGCCTGTTCGACGATAACCAGAGCATCATTATCCAACCGGACGGCAAGATACTGATTGGCGGCTATACCGAATACCTAGCCTGGGGATACCCCGGGGCGCCCGGCGAGGAAAGCTACGGTTACGAACAGAACCACTGCGTTGTTCGCCTGAACGCCGATGGCAGCCTGGACACCGGCTTCCATGACGCAGGCATCGACATTGTCCCTGCCGCGATAGCCCCGGCGTCGCGCTACGAGCTGACGGCGGTGCAGTCCGATGGCAAGGTGCTTGTCGCCGTGGCGCTGAATACCGGTATACAGGTGGAGCGCTACAACAGCGATGGGACGCGCGATGCAACCTTTGGCCAGGGCGGTGTCATGACGGTCGGCATCAGCCATGACTTCAAGGATATCGACCTGACGGCCAATACCGATGGCACCTTCCAGGTCAGTGCCCGCGGGTTTGACCAGGCCACCGTGACGAGGGTCGGCGACGATGGCACGTTCGTCGATGGCTTTGGCGACAAAGGCGTGCTGACAGTGAACATCCCCGCCGACCCGTACTACAACGGAGGGATTTCGACGGCGGTGCAGGCCGACGGCGGTGTCGTGGTCGCAGCGGCCTACAATGCGGCCGGCATGGGAGAACCGACGTACGCCCTGCAGCGCTTCACCCCTGATGGTCAGCGGGACAGCCATTTCGGTGACAACGGCGTCCTTTACCTGAGCCCCGCCATGGGCTTCGGCGAAGACTCGGTGGTTACCCTGCAGGCGGACGGCAAGATCATTGTCATGGGCTATGTCGCAGGCGACCCCTGGGCTACCGTGGCACGGCTTAACGCTGACGGTTCCTTTGATACCGGCTTTGGTGCCCATGGCAAGGTGACCTTCGAGGCGGACACGCCGGTGGCCTTGGCGGTACAAGCCGATGGCAAGATCGTGGCTGCCGGCACGAGCAGCGGGGACTTCAGCGTCATTCGCTTGAACGCGGATGGCAGCGTAGATACCGGCTTCGGCAGCCAGGATGGCAATCTTCATGTGGAGGGGGGCGCCGGCGAGGAAATCCTGCAAGGCTCCGATGCCGCCGAGATCATCCACGGCCTGGCGGGCGACGATGTGCTCCAGGGCAATGGCGGGCGCGATCTTCTGCAAGGGGGCGCTGGCGCTGACATCTTCCGTTTTACCGAACTGAGCGACAGCTTCCGTACCGATACGCAAAACAGCAGCGACCGGATCCTGGACTTCGATGCCTTTCAGGATCGCATCGACCTTATAGGCCTGGGCTTCATCGGCATCGGCAATGGTCACGACGCAACCTTGGCCGTGGTGGCCAGCGCCGACGGCACGCGCACCTACCTCAAGAGCTTCGATGCCGACGCCGCTGGGCAGCGGTTTGAGTTGGCCCTGGACGGCAATTGGGTGGGGCAGTTGAACGGCACCCACCTGGTGTTCACCGCGCCCACTGTAGAAGGTTCGGCTACCCAAGACACGATCACCGGTTCTGCCTTGTCGGAAATCATCTATGGCCTGGACGGTAATGATCGCATCAACGGCGGTGCGGGCGCAGATGTCATCATCGGCGGCAGGGGCGCTGACCGCCTCAACGGCGGCGACAGAACCGACCTCTCTCTCTGGACCGATCATCAGCAGAACGCCGACATTTTCCGCTATACCTCCACCGAGGACAGCTATCGCACGGACAGCCAGAGCTTCACCGACCTTATCGAAGGCTTCACGGTCGACGACAGGATCGATGTATCGGCGCTGGGCTATACCGGCTTCGGAGAGGGGACGGGCACGACGCTGAAGGTGGTTTACAACCAAGCATCGGATCGCACCTACCTGAAGGATGTAGAGGCGGATGCACAGGGCCACTGGTTCCAGATCGGCCTTGCTGGAGACTGGCGGGAAAGCCTTGACGAGGACCACATGATCTTCGCGCCTGATGCCGGGGTAGGGATGGTTGGCGTCGCGCCAGAGGTCGATCCAGGGCATCTGTTGACCTGA